The segment GATGGCGATCCCATCAAGCTCACCTGGGAGATGTTCCGCGACACGTTGATCGAGCAGGCCGAGCAGGGCGTCGATTATTTCACGATCCACGCCGGTGTGCGGCTCGCCTATGTGCCGCTCACTGCGCGCCGCACGACGGGGATCGTCTCACGCGGCGGCTCGATCATGGCGCGCTGGTGTCTGTCGCATCATCGGGAGAGCTTCCTCTACGAACATTTCGACGAGATTTGCGACATCATGCGTGCCTATGATGTCTCGTTCTCGCTCGGCGACGGCCTGCGTCCCGGCTCGATCGCCGACGCCAACGACCGCGCGCAATTCGCCGAACTGGAGACGCTTGGCGAATTGACCAAGATCGCCTGGGACAAGGGCTGTCAGGTGATGATCGAAGGCCCCGGCCATGTGCCGATGCACAAGATCAAGGTGAACATGGAAAAGCAGCTCGAAGAATGCGGCGAGGCGCCGTTCTATACGCTCGGGCCGCTGACGACGGATATCGCGCCGGGCTATGATCACATCACCTCCGGCATTGGCGCGGCGATGATCGGCTGGTTCGGCTGCGCCATGCTTTGCTACGTCACGCCGAAGGAGCATCTCGGCCTGCCCGACCGCGATGATGTGAAGACCGGCGTCATCACCTATCGTATCGCCGCGCATGCCGCCGATCTCGCCAAGGGCCATCCGGCGGCGCAGGTGCGCGACGACGCGCTCTCCCGCGCGCGGTTCGATTTCCGCTGGCAGGATCAGTTCAATCTGTCGCTCGATCCGGAGACCGCCCGCGCCTTCCACGACGAGACTCTGCCGAAGGAGGCGCACAAGGTCGCGCATTTCTGCTCGATGTGCGGGCCGCAATTCTGCTCGATGAAGATCAGCCAGGACTTGCGCGACGAAGCCGCCGCCATCGACGCGCGCGAAAAGGGGATGGCAGACAAGAGCGCGGAGTTCTTGGAAAAGGGCGGGAAGCTTTACGTTTAACGCGCCAACTATGCCGTGCGTCATGGCCGGACTTGATCCGGCCATCCACGCATTTTGATTTTGCAGTGATCAAGCCCCGCCAATTCCGGCAAACGCTCACGACGATCGACTCCACCAAGCAATGCAGTAATAGCGATTGGATTGCTTCGTCATCTGATCCTTCGCAATGACGGATTTTTGCGCGGCACATCACTTGCGTGGATGCGGGTGTTCCGCTTGCGTTTGTTGTGAAGGCGACATTCGTCGCAATGGCGCGAAGGGGACGTTTCACCGGCGGTGCCAGAACGAGGCCCCGGTTCCTCCTGTCGATCTCGCCCGATTGCGCGCTCGATTTTCCAAGGCGGCGCGCGGACGCAATCGCTTCATGGCGACTTCCCGACATTGAGGATTCAATATGACAGCCATTGCCGACACGCCTTATGCCAAACTGGAGGCCGAAGGCCGGCTTCTGAAGCCCAGCCTGAAGGCGGATACGCATGTCGCGGGCAGGTTCGGTTTCCGCGGCGATATTTCCTATGACGATCCGGAAACCGTGCTGAAAGAGGTTTTCAGCGTTTCCGAAAGCGGCAAGCCGGCGATCGGCTTTCTGGCCGGGACCATCAAGGAATATGCGACATTGCCGAAACTCGTCGAAACCCTCGGCGACGTGCTCGACGCCGAAGGTAAATATATCATCTACGTCGCCGATATCCCGCTTGGCTGCCGCTGGTATGTGCCGCTCGGCGCCGCGAAAATCTTCGTCGTCGCGATCGACGAAACCAGCGTCTACAATGAACTGCTCGACGTTTTCTATGTCGATAAGACCAAGCTCAAGAAATATGACACCTCCGCCAAGCTCGACGCCTTGGCCGATGTCGGCCTGAAATACGGGTCGCTTTCCGATTACGAGGCGATCTCCTACGAGGAAGGCCTGAAGCGACAGGCGGCAGCCTGAGGGCCGCGCCCGCGCGGCGGGGGGCTTGCGGTAAGAGCGCGGTTTTGACATCCGTCATGGGCGGGCCTATTTGCCGCGCTATGTGAGGGTGTCATTGCGAACGAAGTGAAGCAATCCAGCCGCAGGTCATGGGTTGCTTCGTCGCTTCGCTCCTCGCAATGACGGCTCTTACCGATCCGGGACCATGCCATGCCCTCGAAACTCGACCAGTTGAAGCAATGGACGATCGTTACCGCCGACTCCGGCGATATCGGTGCCATCGCGCAGTACAAGCCGCAGGATTGCACCACCAATCCGTCGCTCATTCTCAAGGCAGCGGCGATGGAAGCGCATCAGGAGTTGGTGGAGGAGGCGATCCTCTGGGGCTTGAACCATAGCGCCGCGACGAGCCGTATCGCCCAGCGTCTTTCGGTCAATTTCGGCGCCGAGCTGACGAAGCTCGTGCCCGGTCGTGTCTCGACCGAGGTCGATGCCGATCTGTCCTTCGATGTCGAAGGTACGGTCGCGCAGGCGCGCGAGATCATCGCCGATTATCATCAGCGCGGCGTCGGGCGTGAACGCGTGCTGATCAAGGTGGCCGCGACCTGGGAGGGCATCCAGGCTGCCGCGATGCTTCAGAAGGAAGCCATCGACGTCAATCTGACGCTGATCTTCTCGCTGGCGCAGGCGGCGGCGGCCTTCGAGGCTGGTGCTTATCTCATCTCGCCGTTCGTCGGCCGCATCCTCGACTGGCATGTGAAGAACGAGGGCAAGAGCTATACGGCCGAGACCGATCCCGGCGTCGTCTCGGTACGCGAGATTTACGCCTATGCGAAAGCCTATGAGGCGAAGACGATCGTCATGGGCGCCTCGTTCCGCAATCAGGGCGAGATCGAAGCGCTCGCCGGCTGCGACAGCCTGACGATCGCGCCGGCGCTGCTCGACGCGCTGGCGAAGGATGAGGGCGCCTTGCCGCGCGCGCTGGAGCCGGAGAGCGCCAAGGCCAATCCCCCGGCGCAAATGTTCCTCGACGAGAAGAGCTTCCGCTACATGCTGAACGAAGATGCGATGGCGACGGAAAAGCTCGCCGAGGGCATCCGCGTCTTTTCGCGCGATCTGCAGGCTTTGCGCGAGCTTGTCTCGAAACGGCTGGCGCTGGCGGCTTGATCAAATATCGTTGGCCGGTCAAGGCCGGGCTCGTCCCGGCCATCCCGCGGTTGGGGTGCGTGGCGCGATGAAGAAGAGCGACATTATCAATCTTCTCGGCGCGAAATATGGATTCGTATCGCATTTGGAAATATCGACGCCCAATACGGGTTTCCAATATGCGCTTATCGATCGAACCCAATATGCCCGCTGCGAGAGAGCGGTTTATGGCATCGTCGATGAGGACGCGCTTCTCGATCAGGACATCACCTATCGAACATCGCAACGCACCTCTTGCGGCATTGTCAACGCGTTATCGACCATGCCGCCGTTCGATCTCGTTTTCGTCGATCCGCACCACACTTACGAAAATAGCTTTGAGGATATCGTCGGCGCGTTCAGTCTCCTGCGTCAGGGCGGTGCGCTTGTCATCCATGACTGCAATCCTCCCAATTCGCAGGTCGCTGCGCCGGATCTCACGCCCGGGGATTGGTGCGGCGTGACCTATTGGGCTTACATCGATTTCGTTCTCGGGCGCGCCGGCATCACCTATTACACCGTCGATACGGATTACGGGTGTGGTGTCGTTTTCAAGCAGCCGGGCCCGGACCGCGATACAAGCCGGCTGCA is part of the Methylovirgula ligni genome and harbors:
- a CDS encoding class I SAM-dependent methyltransferase, whose product is MKKSDIINLLGAKYGFVSHLEISTPNTGFQYALIDRTQYARCERAVYGIVDEDALLDQDITYRTSQRTSCGIVNALSTMPPFDLVFVDPHHTYENSFEDIVGAFSLLRQGGALVIHDCNPPNSQVAAPDLTPGDWCGVTYWAYIDFVLGRAGITYYTVDTDYGCGVVFKQPGPDRDTSRLQFDWVRMAWNDDSRYDYFDWNRQRLLNLISVDEFRIREGLPLLTPPSASA
- the thiC gene encoding phosphomethylpyrimidine synthase ThiC, with amino-acid sequence MNIRQKPETLIPQSVTCGPLAGSRKIYAEPRANIRVPFREIVLEPSANEPPVRVYDASGPYTEDAPQIDLSQGLPRLRAAWYGTRDFESYHGRAVKPEDNGNVGEDRLVPPCPANVAPLRGKSGKPVTQYEFARAGIITEEMIYVAARENLGREKMLADAEAKLADGESFGADIPAFVTPEFVRAEIARGRAIIPANINHPELEPMIIGRNFLVKINANIGNSAVTSSVAEEVDKMVWSIRWGADTVMDLSTGRNIHNIRDWIIRNAPVPIGTVPIYQALEKVDGDPIKLTWEMFRDTLIEQAEQGVDYFTIHAGVRLAYVPLTARRTTGIVSRGGSIMARWCLSHHRESFLYEHFDEICDIMRAYDVSFSLGDGLRPGSIADANDRAQFAELETLGELTKIAWDKGCQVMIEGPGHVPMHKIKVNMEKQLEECGEAPFYTLGPLTTDIAPGYDHITSGIGAAMIGWFGCAMLCYVTPKEHLGLPDRDDVKTGVITYRIAAHAADLAKGHPAAQVRDDALSRARFDFRWQDQFNLSLDPETARAFHDETLPKEAHKVAHFCSMCGPQFCSMKISQDLRDEAAAIDAREKGMADKSAEFLEKGGKLYV
- the tal gene encoding transaldolase, with the protein product MPSKLDQLKQWTIVTADSGDIGAIAQYKPQDCTTNPSLILKAAAMEAHQELVEEAILWGLNHSAATSRIAQRLSVNFGAELTKLVPGRVSTEVDADLSFDVEGTVAQAREIIADYHQRGVGRERVLIKVAATWEGIQAAAMLQKEAIDVNLTLIFSLAQAAAAFEAGAYLISPFVGRILDWHVKNEGKSYTAETDPGVVSVREIYAYAKAYEAKTIVMGASFRNQGEIEALAGCDSLTIAPALLDALAKDEGALPRALEPESAKANPPAQMFLDEKSFRYMLNEDAMATEKLAEGIRVFSRDLQALRELVSKRLALAA